A part of Thioalkalivibrio sp. ALJ12 genomic DNA contains:
- a CDS encoding tryptophan--tRNA ligase, translating to MTSNQGTNQRVISGMRPTGHLHLGHYHGVLKNWIELQHNYECFFFVADWHALTTHYEDPGDLQQHVTEMVIDWLAAGVSPGSATLFVQSRVPEHAELHLLLSMITPLGWLERVPTYKDQQEQLREKDLATYGFLGYPVLQSADVLAYRAGMVPVGEDQVSHLEVTREIARRFNHLYGREPGFAEKAEAAVDKMGKKAAKRYRDLRKRFQEHGEDEALEVARAMLESQQNISLGDRERLFGYLEGGGKIILPEPQAKLTPTAKMPGLDGRKMSKSYGNTISLRTEPAEVEKLIRTMPTDPARVRRTDPGTPEKCPVWDLHLVYTDEARRAELHEGCTSAGIGCIDCKRPLIEEVQAELEPIQQRAKEYAEDPALVRSIIVEGSEAAREEARETLEEVRRVMGLDYLR from the coding sequence GTGACCAGCAACCAGGGAACGAACCAGCGCGTGATCTCGGGCATGCGCCCGACCGGGCACCTGCATCTGGGCCATTATCACGGCGTCCTGAAAAACTGGATCGAGCTGCAGCACAACTACGAGTGCTTCTTCTTCGTCGCCGACTGGCACGCGCTGACCACGCACTACGAAGACCCGGGTGATCTGCAACAGCATGTCACCGAGATGGTGATCGACTGGCTGGCGGCCGGGGTGAGTCCCGGCTCCGCCACGCTGTTCGTGCAGTCGCGCGTGCCGGAGCATGCGGAGCTGCACCTGCTGCTGTCGATGATTACCCCGCTCGGCTGGCTGGAGCGCGTGCCCACGTACAAGGACCAGCAGGAACAGCTGCGCGAGAAGGATCTGGCGACCTACGGCTTTCTGGGGTACCCCGTGCTGCAGAGCGCGGATGTGCTCGCCTACCGCGCCGGCATGGTCCCGGTTGGCGAGGATCAGGTATCGCATCTGGAAGTCACGCGCGAGATCGCGCGCCGCTTCAACCATCTCTATGGCCGCGAGCCGGGGTTTGCGGAGAAGGCCGAGGCCGCGGTCGACAAGATGGGCAAAAAGGCCGCCAAGCGTTACCGCGACCTGCGCAAGCGTTTCCAGGAGCACGGCGAGGACGAGGCGCTGGAAGTGGCCCGGGCCATGCTCGAGTCGCAGCAGAACATCTCGCTGGGGGATCGTGAACGCCTGTTCGGCTACCTTGAAGGTGGTGGCAAGATCATCCTGCCGGAGCCCCAGGCCAAGCTCACGCCCACTGCGAAGATGCCGGGGCTGGACGGGCGCAAGATGTCCAAGAGCTATGGCAACACCATCAGCCTGCGCACCGAGCCGGCCGAGGTGGAAAAACTGATCCGCACCATGCCGACCGACCCGGCGCGCGTGCGCCGTACTGATCCCGGCACGCCGGAGAAGTGTCCGGTCTGGGACCTGCACCTGGTCTATACCGACGAGGCCAGGCGTGCCGAGCTGCACGAGGGCTGCACCTCGGCCGGGATTGGGTGCATCGACTGCAAGCGCCCGCTGATCGAAGAGGTGCAGGCGGAACTGGAGCCGATCCAGCAGCGCGCCAAGGAGTATGCCGAGGACCCGGCCCTGGTGCGCTCGATCATCGTCGAGGGCTCCGAGGCCGCGCGCGAAGAGGCGCGCGAGACCCTGGAAGAGGTACGCCGCGTGATGGGCCTGGATTACCTGCGATGA
- a CDS encoding peptidylprolyl isomerase, with product MRTRPAALVATLALAGLLAACGNGDEGLPLPDEEASELDTVITDTDDEDTVAIVNDRAITRADLFTYAGMDEDPGLATQGEGVLDEVISLELLRQEALKRGLGDDPEIQRILKMVETNLLASMLMERIAEELEISEEDVEAEYERQVEYLRGTEYRARHILVEDEDSARELLAQLDDGADFAELAEEHSIDPGSAARGGDLGWFTPDGMVPEFAAATEALEPGETTDAPVQSQFGWHLIRLDDTREVEVPPLDEVRAEIIEILESRAIQEKLEALRAEATIEIPNRPEN from the coding sequence ATGCGTACCCGTCCCGCCGCGCTCGTTGCCACTCTCGCCCTCGCGGGCCTTCTGGCCGCCTGCGGGAATGGCGACGAGGGTCTGCCGCTGCCCGACGAAGAGGCTAGCGAGCTCGACACGGTCATCACCGATACCGATGACGAGGACACGGTCGCCATCGTTAACGATCGCGCGATCACCCGCGCCGACCTGTTCACCTATGCCGGCATGGACGAGGATCCGGGGTTGGCCACGCAGGGCGAAGGCGTGCTGGACGAGGTCATCAGCCTGGAGCTGCTACGCCAGGAGGCGTTGAAGCGCGGGCTGGGCGACGACCCCGAGATCCAGCGCATCCTGAAGATGGTCGAGACCAATCTGCTGGCTTCGATGCTGATGGAGCGCATCGCCGAGGAGCTCGAGATCAGCGAAGAGGACGTGGAAGCGGAATACGAGCGCCAGGTCGAATACCTGCGCGGCACGGAGTACCGCGCGCGTCACATCCTGGTCGAGGACGAAGACAGCGCGCGCGAGCTGCTGGCACAACTGGACGACGGGGCCGATTTTGCGGAGCTGGCCGAGGAGCACTCCATCGACCCGGGATCCGCCGCCCGGGGCGGGGACCTGGGCTGGTTCACGCCCGATGGCATGGTGCCGGAATTCGCCGCCGCCACCGAGGCCCTGGAACCCGGCGAGACCACCGACGCGCCCGTGCAGTCACAGTTCGGCTGGCACCTGATCCGTCTGGACGACACCCGCGAGGTGGAAGTCCCGCCGCTGGACGAGGTGCGCGCCGAGATCATCGAGATCCTGGAAAGCCGCGCCATTCAGGAAAAGCTGGAGGCCCTGCGCGCCGAGGCGACGATCGAGATCCCGAACCGGCCGGAGAACTGA
- a CDS encoding ScpA family protein, translating into MDPRDELTDLENSATVETGAEGEFVYRVHGEPVAELPADLYIPPDALEVFLESFEGPLDLLLYLIRRQNLDILAIPIAEITRQYMAYIEVMRALRLELAGEYLVMAALLAEIKSRMLLPRPVQADADEDTDPRMALIRQLQEYEQFKTAAERLDEIPRMDRDVYAAAASVEALEGPPPPAPTMDELMEALAAVMHRASLSAHHHISTEQLSVRERMSSILEVLHPERFTDFVTLLLASEGRQGVVVSFLAVLELTKSGLVEWGQSEPYSPIRLRRRGGRPDPEDA; encoded by the coding sequence ATGGACCCGCGCGATGAGCTGACGGACCTGGAGAACTCCGCGACGGTCGAGACCGGAGCGGAAGGCGAGTTTGTCTATCGCGTGCATGGCGAGCCGGTGGCCGAGCTGCCGGCCGATCTGTATATCCCCCCGGATGCACTGGAGGTCTTCCTCGAATCGTTCGAGGGCCCGTTGGACCTGTTGCTGTACCTGATCCGCCGGCAGAACCTCGACATCCTCGCCATCCCGATCGCCGAGATCACCCGTCAGTACATGGCGTATATCGAGGTCATGCGCGCGCTGCGCCTGGAGCTGGCCGGCGAGTATCTGGTGATGGCGGCGCTGCTTGCCGAGATCAAGTCGCGCATGCTGCTCCCGCGCCCGGTGCAGGCTGACGCGGACGAGGACACGGATCCGCGCATGGCGCTGATCCGGCAGCTGCAGGAATACGAACAGTTCAAGACCGCGGCCGAACGGCTGGACGAGATCCCGCGCATGGACCGCGACGTGTACGCCGCCGCTGCCAGCGTCGAGGCACTGGAGGGGCCGCCACCCCCGGCCCCCACGATGGACGAGTTGATGGAGGCCCTGGCCGCCGTGATGCATCGGGCCAGCCTCTCCGCACACCATCACATCTCCACCGAGCAGTTGTCGGTGCGCGAGCGCATGAGCAGTATCCTCGAGGTCCTGCACCCGGAGCGCTTTACCGACTTCGTCACGCTCCTGCTCGCCTCTGAAGGGCGCCAGGGCGTGGTGGTTTCGTTTCTCGCCGTGCTGGAGCTGACCAAGTCCGGCCTGGTGGAGTGGGGCCAGAGCGAACCCTACAGCCCGATTCGCCTGCGCCGTCGGGGTGGCCGGCCGGACCCGGAGGATGCATGA
- a CDS encoding sodium:alanine symporter family protein produces MLDTLDQFLGDTASLLWGNPITLILLLGTGLYLTIRLGLVQVVAFRQGWRALRGTDGRAGGAGQISPFQALSTALSGTIGTGNIAGVATAIALGGPGALFWMWVTAFFGMATKFAETTLAVRYREVGPDGTIAGGPMFTLLHGLNMKKMAILFAAFTLIASFGIGNMVQANSVVDGLTFMVPNLRADDDIMGWMALIIGLTMAVLVALVIIGGVKRIAMIASAIVPFMAVVYMIGAFIVIVANIEAVPAAVATILNLALNPWAAGGGAIGLAIQYGVARGMFSNEAGLGSSAMAHAAAKNGDPPREGSVAMLEPFIDTIVVCTLTGLAIVVTGAYIDRADDVVGASLTATAFSSALGPFGAMVVGFSLMLFAFSTMIAWSYYGDRSAYFLFGDRAVMPYRIAFVILIVIGATIPLGMVWNFSDIANILMAAPNLIALILLAGLVKKLRDDYVAGRPMPDRHDG; encoded by the coding sequence ATGCTCGATACCCTCGACCAGTTCCTCGGTGATACCGCCAGCCTCCTGTGGGGCAACCCGATCACGCTGATCCTGCTGCTGGGCACAGGACTCTACCTGACCATCCGTCTGGGACTGGTGCAGGTCGTCGCCTTCCGCCAGGGTTGGCGAGCGCTGCGCGGAACCGACGGGCGTGCCGGTGGCGCTGGCCAGATCTCGCCATTCCAGGCCCTGTCCACAGCCCTGTCCGGCACCATCGGAACCGGGAACATCGCCGGCGTCGCCACGGCCATTGCCCTCGGTGGCCCCGGGGCACTCTTCTGGATGTGGGTGACTGCGTTCTTCGGCATGGCGACCAAGTTCGCCGAGACCACGCTCGCCGTGCGCTACCGCGAGGTGGGGCCGGACGGCACCATCGCCGGCGGCCCGATGTTCACCCTGCTGCACGGCCTGAACATGAAGAAGATGGCGATCCTGTTCGCCGCCTTCACCCTGATCGCCTCGTTCGGCATCGGCAACATGGTGCAGGCGAACTCGGTGGTCGACGGTCTGACGTTCATGGTCCCGAACCTGCGGGCGGATGACGACATCATGGGCTGGATGGCCCTGATCATCGGCCTGACGATGGCCGTGCTCGTTGCGCTGGTGATCATTGGCGGGGTCAAGCGCATTGCGATGATCGCGTCCGCCATCGTGCCGTTCATGGCCGTGGTGTACATGATCGGTGCGTTCATCGTGATCGTCGCCAACATCGAGGCCGTGCCGGCCGCAGTGGCCACCATCCTGAACCTCGCGCTGAACCCCTGGGCAGCCGGCGGCGGCGCGATCGGGCTGGCCATCCAGTACGGCGTGGCACGCGGCATGTTCTCGAACGAAGCGGGCCTGGGCTCCTCGGCCATGGCCCACGCCGCGGCCAAGAACGGCGATCCGCCCCGCGAAGGCTCGGTGGCCATGCTCGAGCCGTTCATCGACACCATCGTGGTCTGCACCTTGACCGGCCTGGCGATCGTGGTCACCGGCGCCTACATCGACCGCGCCGACGACGTGGTCGGCGCCTCGCTGACCGCCACCGCCTTCAGCAGCGCGCTCGGTCCGTTCGGCGCGATGGTCGTCGGCTTCAGCCTGATGCTGTTTGCCTTCTCGACGATGATCGCCTGGTCCTACTATGGCGACCGCTCGGCCTACTTCCTGTTCGGCGACCGCGCGGTGATGCCCTATCGAATCGCGTTCGTGATCCTGATCGTGATCGGGGCCACCATCCCGCTGGGCATGGTCTGGAACTTCTCCGACATCGCCAACATCCTGATGGCCGCGCCCAACCTGATCGCGCTGATCCTGCTGGCCGGGCTGGTGAAGAAGCTGCGCGACGACTATGTGGCCGGCCGCCCAATGCCCGATCGCCATGACGGCTGA
- a CDS encoding YciI family protein — protein sequence MLYMIQGQDAPDSLDARLAARPEHVARLQALHDAGRLVLAGPLPAIDSNDPGPAGFTGSLIVAEFPSLEAAHDWADADPYVAAGVYTSVDVRPFKQVF from the coding sequence ATGCTCTACATGATCCAGGGCCAGGACGCGCCCGACTCGCTGGATGCCCGCCTCGCCGCGCGGCCGGAACACGTCGCCCGCCTGCAGGCGCTGCACGACGCCGGTCGCCTGGTCCTGGCCGGTCCGCTGCCGGCGATTGACAGCAACGACCCGGGCCCCGCCGGGTTCACCGGCAGCCTGATCGTGGCCGAGTTTCCGTCGCTGGAGGCCGCCCACGACTGGGCCGACGCCGACCCCTATGTCGCCGCGGGGGTCTATACCTCGGTGGACGTTCGTCCTTTCAAGCAGGTGTTTTGA
- a CDS encoding ZIP family metal transporter — protein sequence MTQDRQEQIDQNTEDSAKPVPRIFLVGSLIVLAAFIWLVSVIWPTLEGRIADMSTLQIGLLASFVAGLMTAVGAIPIFFLRRISQSVEDAMMGFGAGVMLSATAFELVLPSVEHAEVQYGGVGMAILVLSVGMALGGGALLALHKLVPHEHFHIGPQSGADPAKIRRVWLFIFAIALHNLPEGLAVGVGFGGDDVSDGITLAIAIGLQNIPEGLVVAIALLSLGYSKWAAFGVTLLTGLVQPIGGLIGAGAITLMEFLLPWGLAFAAGAMLFVISHEIIPESHRKGHEAQATVGVLVGFVALLAIDLAL from the coding sequence ATGACGCAGGATCGACAGGAGCAGATTGACCAGAACACCGAGGATTCGGCCAAGCCCGTTCCGCGGATTTTTCTGGTCGGATCACTGATCGTACTGGCGGCGTTCATCTGGCTGGTCAGCGTGATCTGGCCGACCCTGGAAGGGCGTATCGCGGACATGAGCACCCTGCAGATCGGTCTGCTGGCGAGCTTTGTTGCCGGTCTGATGACGGCTGTGGGCGCGATTCCGATCTTTTTCCTGCGCCGGATCAGCCAGTCGGTCGAGGACGCGATGATGGGCTTCGGGGCCGGGGTCATGCTCTCGGCCACTGCCTTCGAACTGGTGCTGCCTTCGGTGGAACATGCGGAGGTTCAGTACGGTGGTGTCGGCATGGCGATCCTGGTGCTGTCGGTGGGTATGGCCCTCGGCGGCGGGGCGTTGCTGGCGCTGCACAAGCTGGTCCCGCACGAGCACTTCCATATTGGTCCGCAAAGCGGGGCCGACCCCGCGAAGATCCGGCGAGTCTGGCTGTTTATCTTCGCGATCGCGCTGCACAACCTGCCGGAGGGTCTGGCCGTCGGGGTCGGCTTCGGCGGCGACGATGTCAGTGACGGCATCACCCTGGCGATTGCGATCGGTCTGCAGAACATCCCGGAAGGGCTGGTGGTGGCGATTGCGCTCCTCTCGCTGGGCTACAGCAAGTGGGCCGCGTTCGGCGTGACCCTGCTGACCGGGCTGGTGCAGCCGATCGGCGGGCTGATCGGGGCCGGCGCGATCACGCTGATGGAATTCTTGCTGCCCTGGGGGCTGGCCTTCGCGGCGGGGGCAATGCTGTTCGTGATCAGCCACGAGATAATCCCCGAATCGCACCGCAAGGGGCACGAGGCCCAGGCGACTGTCGGCGTGCTGGTCGGCTTCGTCGCGCTCCTGGCGATCGACCTGGCGCTGTAG
- the scpB gene encoding SMC-Scp complex subunit ScpB: MNDVTSPEAPQAATEIDTDTLGAIELAIEAVLFAAAEPVAPRDLKAACEDLGEIDQPTLDQAIGRLQERYSDRAIELVRTAGGYRFRVRARFSATVQAAQPERPARLSRALLETLAIIAYRQPVTRAEIEAVRGVAVSSGIMRTLQEREWVRVVGHKEVPGRPALYATTRTFLDDLGLKRLEELPPLDAIRDLADVASDAGFTLAPPEDDANGQLRLEPAPDSDDDTR; this comes from the coding sequence ATGAACGACGTCACCAGCCCTGAGGCCCCGCAAGCCGCCACCGAGATCGACACCGACACGCTCGGTGCCATCGAACTCGCGATCGAGGCGGTCCTCTTTGCCGCCGCCGAGCCGGTCGCGCCGCGCGACCTGAAGGCCGCCTGCGAGGACCTTGGCGAGATCGATCAGCCGACCCTGGACCAGGCGATTGGCCGGCTGCAGGAGCGCTATTCGGATCGCGCCATCGAGCTGGTGCGCACCGCTGGCGGCTACCGCTTCCGGGTGCGGGCCCGCTTCTCGGCCACGGTCCAGGCGGCGCAGCCCGAACGCCCCGCGCGGCTGTCCCGCGCGCTGCTGGAGACGCTCGCGATCATTGCCTATCGCCAGCCGGTGACGCGCGCCGAGATCGAGGCGGTACGCGGCGTGGCGGTTAGTTCCGGGATCATGCGTACCTTGCAGGAGCGCGAATGGGTGCGGGTGGTGGGGCACAAGGAGGTGCCCGGTCGGCCTGCGCTGTATGCGACGACGCGGACGTTCCTCGACGACCTGGGCCTGAAGCGGCTGGAGGAGCTGCCGCCGCTGGATGCGATCCGCGACCTGGCGGACGTCGCCTCCGACGCGGGCTTCACCCTGGCACCGCCCGAGGACGACGCCAATGGCCAGCTCCGCCTCGAGCCCGCCCCCGACTCCGACGACGACACCCGCTAG
- a CDS encoding DUF945 family protein produces the protein MRKWIVLLLVLLIVVAAWPVFVGGQVERNVTEAQQARIGEVDLRHEMVEYRRSYRTATARSELTLNDGETELVIPLEHRVRHGVLGARGESNVDLGALEAPEGSLAAHLLHELDLVVQTHAGMGGRLTTRVQFEPLTLDLMEVPDVADRVDGEGPLWLELDAGQGRFAWSAEQLLLSLDLPALRLHDDEAELRVEQGRFATVFEPDEDGIYGRLPDYEGGLAAAQLRFRDEQGEMELTRPRVNAFQKTNNDRLDSRLRLEIDEVRLREADADVLELETVDLQFAMLRWDRPALLQMIQDLEVLQERDLERGQRLALGGSVITDAIERMIEHRPAVELKASFNKSPAHQVALETELGLRGDARGFRTRPLETLVLDSELRLGLEWVREFDAAYPDAELDERLHALAAQGWLQRDADAELWRGHLNMEDGRVYVNERDRTAALLGMLFALSGGMF, from the coding sequence ATGCGTAAATGGATCGTGCTGCTACTGGTGTTGCTGATCGTGGTCGCCGCCTGGCCGGTGTTTGTCGGTGGGCAGGTCGAGCGCAACGTGACCGAGGCCCAGCAGGCACGCATCGGCGAGGTGGATCTGCGCCACGAGATGGTCGAATACCGGCGCAGCTATCGCACCGCGACCGCTCGAAGCGAGCTGACGCTCAACGACGGCGAGACCGAACTGGTCATTCCGCTGGAACATCGGGTACGCCACGGCGTGCTCGGCGCCCGCGGCGAATCGAACGTGGACCTGGGTGCCCTCGAGGCCCCGGAGGGCTCGCTCGCGGCCCATCTGCTGCACGAGCTCGATCTGGTCGTGCAGACGCACGCCGGCATGGGGGGTCGTCTGACCACGCGTGTGCAGTTCGAGCCCCTGACGCTGGACCTGATGGAGGTCCCGGATGTGGCCGACCGTGTTGATGGCGAAGGGCCGTTGTGGCTCGAGCTGGATGCGGGCCAGGGGCGCTTTGCCTGGTCGGCGGAGCAGCTGCTGCTGAGCCTGGACCTGCCCGCACTGCGTCTGCATGACGACGAGGCGGAGCTGCGAGTGGAGCAGGGCCGTTTTGCGACCGTGTTCGAACCAGACGAGGATGGTATCTACGGCCGCCTGCCCGATTACGAGGGCGGCCTGGCGGCCGCGCAGCTGCGCTTTCGCGACGAGCAGGGCGAGATGGAGCTGACCCGGCCGCGGGTGAATGCCTTCCAGAAGACCAATAACGATCGCCTGGACAGCCGCCTGCGCCTGGAGATCGACGAGGTCCGCCTGCGCGAGGCGGACGCCGACGTGCTGGAACTCGAGACTGTCGATCTCCAGTTTGCGATGCTGCGCTGGGATCGCCCGGCACTGCTGCAGATGATCCAGGACCTGGAGGTGTTGCAGGAGCGTGACCTCGAACGCGGGCAGCGTCTGGCGCTCGGCGGGTCGGTGATCACCGATGCGATCGAACGCATGATCGAGCATCGGCCGGCGGTCGAGCTGAAGGCCTCGTTCAACAAATCCCCCGCGCATCAGGTGGCCCTGGAGACCGAACTGGGCCTGCGCGGTGATGCGCGCGGCTTCCGCACCCGGCCACTGGAGACCCTGGTACTGGACAGCGAGCTGCGGCTCGGGCTGGAATGGGTCCGCGAGTTCGACGCGGCCTATCCCGACGCGGAGCTGGACGAGCGTCTCCATGCCCTGGCGGCGCAGGGCTGGCTGCAGCGCGACGCCGATGCCGAGCTCTGGCGCGGGCACCTGAATATGGAAGACGGTCGGGTGTACGTGAACGAACGCGATCGTACGGCGGCCCTGTTGGGCATGCTGTTTGCCTTGTCGGGCGGTATGTTCTGA
- a CDS encoding copper chaperone PCu(A)C, with the protein MMKLGVLRNLGAVALVLGLGVGGGTTMAEEAPEACECLEGLEMEGTPWVRLVPGDTTAGYLELRNTGGSDRRIVAAESPIAETTELHEHTHEDGVMRMREVEHLDLPAGEALVLEPGGLHLMFIGLHEPLTAGDWVAVRVTFEDGETMDLHMQVRRGEAEEGAGHDHMEHDDAGHGHGGHGH; encoded by the coding sequence ATGATGAAACTCGGCGTATTACGAAATCTCGGGGCCGTCGCCCTGGTCCTTGGCCTCGGTGTGGGCGGTGGTACCACGATGGCCGAGGAGGCCCCGGAGGCGTGCGAATGCCTGGAAGGGCTGGAGATGGAAGGCACGCCATGGGTGCGCCTGGTACCGGGGGATACCACCGCCGGCTACCTGGAGCTGCGCAATACCGGCGGGTCCGATCGCCGCATCGTGGCCGCCGAGTCGCCGATCGCCGAGACTACCGAATTGCACGAGCACACCCACGAGGATGGCGTGATGCGCATGCGCGAGGTCGAACACCTGGATCTGCCCGCGGGCGAGGCCCTGGTGCTGGAGCCGGGCGGCCTGCACCTGATGTTCATCGGTCTGCACGAGCCGCTGACGGCCGGTGACTGGGTCGCCGTACGTGTGACCTTCGAGGACGGCGAGACCATGGATCTGCACATGCAGGTCCGCCGCGGCGAGGCCGAGGAGGGTGCCGGGCACGATCACATGGAACACGATGACGCGGGTCACGGGCACGGCGGTCACGGGCACTGA
- a CDS encoding L-threonylcarbamoyladenylate synthase: MIAIHPENPQPRLVRQVLDRLHEGTVIAIPTDACYALACLPGDKAGADRIRRIRQVDETHHLTLLCRDLSELGVYAKVDNTAFRLMKGLTPGPYTFILPATREVPRRLQHPKRRTIGLRVPDSRIVSALLEELGSPLMTATLQLPGEDLPLSEPWVIDERLSKVVDEVVDGGAGTLEPTSVIDLTGDVPEIIRHGVGDVAFLEE; this comes from the coding sequence ATGATCGCGATACACCCCGAAAACCCGCAGCCCCGGTTGGTCCGGCAGGTCCTGGATCGGCTGCACGAGGGCACCGTGATCGCGATCCCGACCGATGCCTGCTATGCCCTGGCCTGTTTGCCGGGCGACAAGGCCGGCGCCGACCGTATCCGCCGCATTCGCCAGGTCGACGAGACCCATCACCTCACGCTGCTGTGCCGGGATCTCTCGGAGCTTGGCGTCTATGCCAAGGTCGACAACACGGCCTTTCGCCTGATGAAAGGCCTGACGCCCGGGCCCTATACCTTCATCCTGCCGGCCACGCGCGAGGTGCCGCGCCGCCTGCAGCACCCCAAGCGGCGCACCATTGGCCTGCGCGTTCCGGACAGCCGCATCGTCTCGGCGCTGCTGGAGGAACTGGGATCGCCGCTGATGACCGCGACGCTGCAACTGCCGGGCGAGGATCTGCCGCTGAGCGAGCCCTGGGTGATCGACGAGCGGCTGTCAAAGGTCGTGGACGAAGTCGTCGATGGCGGGGCCGGCACCCTGGAGCCGACGAGCGTGATCGACCTGACCGGTGACGTACCGGAGATCATCCGTCACGGTGTCGGCGACGTGGCGTTTCTTGAGGAATAG
- the nadC gene encoding carboxylating nicotinate-nucleotide diphosphorylase, translating into MTAEHEHQHAPHDPFAQGPARPDAAMLVREVEMALAEDLGPNALTGDITAALVPEERVARATLLLKEPGVLCGQAWFDRVFASLAPEIRIDWLVAEGTALEPDGAQPVATLEGPARAVLAAERAALNLLQTLSGTATETARWVARLGDAHSRILDTRKTLPGLRHGQKYAVRIGGGYNHRLGLWDAVLIKENHIAACGSIAAAVERARALGAGRWVEVETENLDEVDQALAAGADVIMLDELSRGDLATAVRRIRGRAISEASGGVTPDSLAEIAATGVDYISVGALTKHVRAIDFSLRLDS; encoded by the coding sequence ATGACGGCTGAGCACGAGCACCAGCATGCGCCGCATGACCCGTTCGCCCAGGGCCCGGCACGGCCGGACGCGGCCATGCTGGTGCGCGAGGTCGAGATGGCGCTGGCCGAGGACCTGGGCCCCAACGCCCTGACCGGCGACATCACCGCGGCACTGGTACCGGAGGAACGCGTCGCGCGCGCCACCCTGCTGCTGAAAGAGCCCGGCGTGCTGTGTGGCCAGGCGTGGTTCGACCGCGTGTTTGCGAGCCTCGCACCCGAGATCCGTATCGACTGGCTCGTCGCCGAGGGCACTGCCCTTGAACCGGACGGAGCGCAGCCCGTCGCCACGCTCGAGGGCCCAGCCCGCGCCGTACTGGCCGCCGAGCGCGCCGCGCTCAACCTGCTGCAGACGCTGTCCGGGACCGCCACCGAGACCGCCCGTTGGGTCGCCCGCCTGGGCGATGCCCACAGCCGCATCCTCGACACCCGCAAGACACTGCCGGGCCTGCGTCACGGGCAGAAATACGCCGTGCGCATCGGCGGCGGCTACAACCATCGCCTGGGGCTGTGGGATGCCGTATTGATCAAGGAGAACCACATCGCCGCTTGTGGCTCGATCGCGGCCGCCGTGGAGCGCGCCCGCGCGCTCGGAGCCGGGCGCTGGGTGGAAGTGGAAACCGAGAACCTGGACGAAGTCGACCAGGCCTTGGCCGCGGGCGCCGACGTGATCATGCTGGACGAACTCTCGCGGGGCGACCTCGCCACCGCTGTGCGGCGCATCCGGGGGCGGGCCATCTCCGAGGCCTCGGGCGGAGTCACGCCGGACAGCCTCGCCGAGATCGCGGCCACCGGTGTCGACTACATCTCGGTTGGCGCGCTGACCAAGCACGTCCGCGCTATCGACTTCTCCCTGCGCCTCGACTCGTAA